TAGTGTCTGTATTTGCTCTGTCTTTAGTTGGGAGTACAACAGCTGCAGAGTTTATCTACAAACCTGCATCTCCTATAGAAATTGCTTCTGATTTGCAGAAGATTGAAGGAGGGCAACTTGATCGATATCACAAGCCATTTGAAATTCAACGGCTGAGTGAAAATGTCTATTGGGTATCTGTATCCTATTACAATGTTACTGTAATTGTAGGCCAAAATTCAGTCTTACTTATTGATGCGCCTATGTGGGGAGGCAAGCGGGTACTTGATGCGATTAAAACAATAACAGATAAACCACTGAGTGCTATTGTTTACTCTCATTCACACGCAGATCATGTTGGTGGTGTAGGAGAAATCATTGAAGAACTTGGTAACAGAGTTATTGATTTGTATGCAACTGAAGAAGTTAGAAATTCGTTTATTGCTCATAAGATGAATATGCCAGAGCCAACAAAAATTATTTCTAATAGAATAAATTTTGAGGGGCATGATATAAAGGTAAATAAAACCCTTATTGGACATGCGTCAGACAATACGATATTTTTGATTAAAGATGGAAACCGCAAGATATTACATGCTGTTGATATAGTTCATCCTGATCAATTAGAGTTCAGAAATTTTTCATTAGCTGAAGATCCCATATTGTACCAAAACGATATAGATACTTTATTAAGTATGGATTGGGATGTTATGGTAACAGGTCATAGTAACCTAGGGTATAAAGAGGATGTTAAGTTTTTGCAA
This genomic interval from Spartinivicinus ruber contains the following:
- a CDS encoding MBL fold metallo-hydrolase; translation: MKRINKKKVLVSVFALSLVGSTTAAEFIYKPASPIEIASDLQKIEGGQLDRYHKPFEIQRLSENVYWVSVSYYNVTVIVGQNSVLLIDAPMWGGKRVLDAIKTITDKPLSAIVYSHSHADHVGGVGEIIEELGNRVIDLYATEEVRNSFIAHKMNMPEPTKIISNRINFEGHDIKVNKTLIGHASDNTIFLIKDGNRKILHAVDIVHPDQLEFRNFSLAEDPILYQNDIDTLLSMDWDVMVTGHSNLGYKEDVKFLQGYISDIRKYLHEGFKTTNLHDHLKSDVPFEWYDSYSREVIDYAYRLLSKKYRLGREKEFDINARTHIDVYLWEMISRGLTP